From one Oscillatoria sp. FACHB-1407 genomic stretch:
- a CDS encoding M48 family metallopeptidase has translation MSAQKILLLGLKSDHFRHPLDLEATQALKQIPGIDLLVRNLLGPVAEQFFYLENIASSILVSEQQLPHLYTLLVDACKILDLEQPQLYIRQHPVPNAYTFAMRGRQPFIVIHTSLIELLTPEEIQAVIAHELGHLKCDHSVYLTLANLIVLAAGQFAPIGTLIAQSLQDRILEWVRCAEFTCDRAALLVSQNPRVVASVLMKLTGGSPTLSSQLNLDAFLAQARSYDDISNSELGQLLKQVQTSQLTHPVPVLRAREIDRWATSQTYQSLLQNRTMPYNNKAESKGGWRNW, from the coding sequence ATGTCTGCTCAAAAAATTCTGCTGTTGGGTCTCAAGTCAGACCATTTTCGCCATCCCCTGGATTTGGAAGCCACCCAAGCGTTAAAACAAATTCCCGGAATTGACCTGCTCGTGCGAAACCTGTTAGGTCCAGTAGCAGAACAGTTCTTCTACCTGGAGAACATTGCTTCTAGCATTCTAGTCAGTGAGCAACAGCTTCCGCATCTCTACACGCTGTTGGTGGATGCCTGCAAGATTCTGGATCTGGAGCAGCCTCAGCTTTACATTCGGCAGCACCCCGTCCCCAACGCCTACACCTTCGCCATGCGAGGGAGACAGCCGTTTATCGTGATTCACACCTCGCTCATCGAGTTGTTGACTCCAGAAGAGATTCAGGCGGTAATTGCTCACGAATTAGGGCATCTGAAATGTGACCACAGCGTCTATCTGACTCTGGCAAACTTGATTGTGCTAGCGGCAGGGCAATTTGCACCCATCGGCACCTTGATCGCCCAGAGTTTGCAAGATCGAATTTTGGAATGGGTTCGCTGTGCTGAATTTACGTGCGATCGCGCTGCCCTGTTAGTCTCTCAAAACCCAAGAGTCGTTGCCTCGGTGTTGATGAAATTGACCGGAGGTTCCCCTACCTTATCGTCCCAACTCAATTTGGATGCCTTTTTGGCGCAAGCTCGCTCCTACGATGACATCAGCAATAGCGAATTGGGGCAATTGCTCAAGCAAGTTCAAACGTCTCAACTGACTCATCCGGTGCCAGTGTTGCGGGCTAGAGAAATTGATCGCTGGGCAACGAGTCAAACTTATCAATCTTTGTTGCAAAATCGCACAATGCCCTATAATAATAAAGCCGAGTCCAAGGGCGGATGGCGAAATTGGTAG
- a CDS encoding glutamyl-tRNA reductase, with the protein MNIAVVGLSHKTAPVEVREKLSIPTPQAEAAIAHLRSYPHIEEATILSTCNRLEIYIVTSESNHGVREVSQFLSEYGKVPLFQLRPYLFTLLHQDAVTHLMRVAAGLDSLVLGEGQILAQVKHTHKIGQQHKGIGRILNQLFTKALAAGKRVRTETSIGTGAVSISSAAVELAQVKVQNLAACRVAIIGAGKMARLLVQHLLSKGAHRITIVNRSMEGAQELAKQFPDANLQLHTLDEMGQVIAESDLVFTSTAATEPILDRAKLEMILEPNQPLMLFDISVPRNVDGDVNQLSHVQAFNVDDLKAVVAQNQETRRQMALEAEALLEEEVESFDMWWRSLETVSTISCLRDKVETIRTQELEKALSRLGTEFAEKHQEVIEALTRGIVNKILHDPMVQLRAQQDIEARRKAMETLKMLFNLETEAQSERQFG; encoded by the coding sequence ATGAACATTGCAGTTGTGGGTTTGAGCCACAAAACAGCCCCTGTCGAAGTGCGAGAAAAGTTAAGCATTCCAACTCCTCAAGCGGAAGCAGCGATCGCCCACCTGCGAAGCTATCCCCACATTGAAGAAGCCACGATTTTAAGTACCTGCAATCGTCTTGAAATCTATATCGTGACAAGTGAGAGCAATCATGGGGTGCGCGAGGTTAGCCAGTTTCTCTCAGAATATGGCAAAGTTCCTCTCTTCCAGTTGCGCCCCTATTTGTTTACCCTGTTGCACCAGGACGCAGTCACTCACCTGATGCGCGTCGCTGCCGGGTTAGACAGTCTGGTGTTGGGCGAAGGGCAAATTTTGGCTCAAGTCAAACACACTCACAAAATTGGGCAGCAACACAAAGGCATTGGACGCATTCTGAATCAGTTGTTCACCAAAGCATTGGCAGCAGGGAAGCGTGTTCGCACCGAAACCAGCATTGGCACAGGTGCGGTTTCCATCAGTTCCGCAGCAGTTGAACTGGCTCAGGTTAAAGTGCAAAATCTAGCCGCTTGTCGAGTAGCCATCATTGGAGCCGGAAAAATGGCTCGATTGCTGGTACAGCATTTGCTCTCGAAAGGGGCTCACCGAATCACCATCGTCAATCGCTCGATGGAAGGGGCGCAAGAATTGGCAAAACAGTTTCCCGATGCCAATTTGCAACTGCATACGCTCGATGAAATGGGGCAGGTCATCGCTGAGTCGGATCTGGTCTTCACGAGCACCGCTGCGACTGAACCGATTCTCGATCGCGCCAAGTTAGAGATGATTCTGGAACCCAATCAACCTCTGATGCTGTTTGACATCTCTGTGCCCCGTAACGTAGACGGGGATGTGAATCAACTGTCGCATGTGCAGGCGTTTAACGTAGATGACTTGAAAGCAGTCGTGGCACAAAACCAGGAAACTCGTCGCCAGATGGCACTGGAGGCAGAAGCTCTGCTAGAGGAAGAGGTGGAGTCGTTTGATATGTGGTGGCGATCGCTCGAAACTGTCTCAACCATTAGCTGTCTGCGCGATAAGGTAGAAACGATTCGCACTCAGGAGCTTGAGAAAGCCCTTTCTCGTTTGGGCACTGAGTTCGCCGAGAAACACCAGGAGGTCATCGAAGCTCTGACTCGCGGGATTGTCAACAAAATTCTTCATGACCCAATGGTGCAACTGCGAGCACAGCAGGATATCGAAGCCCGCCGTAAAGCTATGGAGACGCTAAAAATGCTCTTTAACTTAGAGACTGAAGCCCAGTCAGAACGGCAGTTTGGCTAG
- the purE gene encoding 5-(carboxyamino)imidazole ribonucleotide mutase, with protein MTNTQSETPAVGIIMGSDSDLPTMQGAIAICEQFQVPHEVAIVSAHRTPDRMVEYAKQAHERGLKVIIAGAGGAAHLPGMVAALTPLPVIGVPVPSRHLQGVDSLYSIVQMPAGIPVATVAIGNAQNAGLLAVQILATHHPDLLKQVQAYRQSLTDMVMQKQATLEEVGYQRYLKKED; from the coding sequence ATGACTAATACACAATCTGAAACTCCAGCCGTTGGCATCATTATGGGCAGTGACTCTGATTTGCCAACCATGCAAGGGGCGATCGCGATTTGTGAGCAGTTTCAAGTGCCTCACGAGGTGGCGATCGTCTCGGCTCACCGCACTCCTGACCGCATGGTTGAATATGCCAAGCAAGCGCATGAGCGTGGGTTAAAAGTGATCATTGCCGGAGCCGGAGGAGCCGCCCACCTGCCGGGAATGGTAGCAGCGTTGACTCCACTACCGGTGATTGGGGTTCCTGTGCCCAGTCGCCATCTCCAGGGGGTTGACTCGCTCTATTCCATCGTGCAAATGCCTGCCGGAATTCCTGTAGCTACTGTGGCGATCGGCAATGCCCAAAACGCTGGGTTGCTGGCAGTGCAAATTCTCGCGACTCACCACCCAGACCTGTTAAAACAGGTGCAAGCCTATCGCCAGAGTCTGACTGACATGGTGATGCAAAAACAGGCAACGCTAGAGGAAGTGGGGTATCAACGGTATTTGAAGAAGGAAGATTGA
- a CDS encoding tetratricopeptide repeat protein, producing MTTPSDSTEAAFQLYQQRQYREATRLCRQTLQQYPDHIDALLLLGITACQLNQFEESIACFQRVLKLKPSDTNTLNNLGNVYRAQGKLDEAIATYYKVLTLNPRHVDACYNMGIAFQDQGKAKFAIDCYEQAIALNPNYVNAYNNLGVVLRQQGATEEAIAVYERALALSPDFAEVHDNLGSALREAGALDEAVYYHQRAIALKPTPLAYYNLGNVFLDQGKPQAAIEAYNQAIALNPNYYEAQVSKGMSYLLSGDLMTGFTQYEARWGEKQANPYSLNRPLWDGSPLMGRRILLVPEQGFGDTIQFIRYVSILVRFGGYVIVSCQEPLLRLFATVPGISQLVSVQAELPQFDVYLPMMSLPRLLKTRLDSIPASVPYVHAPAQSSVQLQRDNTLAVGIVWGARDEFIAKYPARRRSCPLIAFQRLLQVPHVRLYSLQKGDAEQELEQLGWRSQIQDLSDQINDFADTAAAINQLDLIITVDTAVAHLAGAMGKPVWLLLPYAPDWRWMLDRTDSPWYPTMRLFRQSYPGDWAGVMEQVTEALQQMK from the coding sequence ATGACTACACCCTCTGACTCTACTGAAGCGGCATTTCAGCTTTATCAGCAACGGCAATATCGTGAGGCAACCCGTCTGTGTCGGCAGACCTTACAACAATACCCAGATCACATTGATGCTCTGTTGCTCTTGGGGATCACCGCCTGCCAACTGAATCAGTTTGAGGAGTCAATCGCTTGTTTTCAGCGGGTTCTTAAGCTCAAACCCAGCGACACCAATACGTTGAATAATCTGGGTAATGTCTATCGGGCGCAGGGCAAATTGGACGAGGCGATCGCCACTTACTACAAAGTCTTGACCCTGAACCCCCGTCATGTGGATGCCTGCTACAACATGGGAATTGCCTTCCAAGACCAGGGCAAAGCCAAGTTTGCGATCGATTGCTATGAACAGGCGATCGCACTGAATCCCAATTACGTCAATGCCTACAACAATTTGGGTGTGGTGTTACGCCAACAAGGAGCGACAGAAGAGGCGATCGCAGTCTATGAACGGGCACTCGCGCTGTCACCGGATTTTGCCGAAGTACACGACAACTTGGGCAGTGCCCTGCGGGAAGCCGGAGCCTTAGACGAGGCAGTTTACTATCACCAACGGGCGATCGCGCTCAAACCGACTCCGTTAGCCTATTACAACCTGGGTAATGTGTTTTTGGATCAGGGCAAGCCCCAGGCGGCGATTGAGGCGTACAACCAGGCGATCGCCCTCAACCCCAACTATTACGAGGCACAGGTATCAAAGGGGATGAGCTACTTGCTCTCAGGAGACTTAATGACGGGCTTCACGCAGTATGAAGCTCGCTGGGGCGAGAAGCAAGCCAATCCCTACAGCCTGAACCGCCCATTATGGGATGGTTCCCCGTTAATGGGACGACGTATCTTATTGGTGCCAGAACAGGGATTTGGTGACACGATTCAGTTCATTCGCTATGTCAGTATCCTCGTTCGTTTTGGGGGCTATGTGATCGTCAGTTGCCAGGAACCGCTGTTACGTCTGTTTGCCACTGTGCCTGGAATCAGTCAACTGGTATCCGTTCAGGCAGAGCTACCGCAATTTGATGTGTATCTGCCGATGATGAGTTTGCCACGGTTGCTCAAGACTCGTTTGGACAGTATTCCTGCCTCTGTGCCCTATGTTCACGCTCCTGCCCAGTCCTCAGTCCAACTTCAGCGGGATAACACTCTGGCAGTGGGCATCGTTTGGGGAGCGAGGGATGAGTTCATTGCTAAATATCCCGCTCGTCGTCGCTCCTGTCCGCTGATTGCCTTTCAACGCCTCTTGCAGGTGCCCCATGTTCGCCTCTACAGCTTGCAAAAAGGAGACGCAGAGCAGGAGCTAGAGCAATTGGGGTGGCGATCGCAAATTCAAGACCTGAGCGACCAGATCAACGATTTTGCTGATACAGCGGCAGCTATCAATCAACTCGACCTGATCATTACGGTAGATACTGCCGTTGCTCACCTTGCTGGGGCGATGGGCAAACCCGTGTGGTTGCTCCTCCCCTACGCTCCCGATTGGCGATGGATGCTCGATCGCACCGATAGTCCCTGGTATCCTACGATGAGACTGTTTCGTCAGAGCTATCCCGGCGATTGGGCAGGGGTCATGGAGCAGGTGACAGAAGCGTTGCAGCAGATGAAATAG
- a CDS encoding TrmH family RNA methyltransferase, which translates to MITSLQNPLVKQMRKLHRPKERLQQHLSLLEGTHLLEEACAVNIPLTTVCCTSDWLEEHTQLWERATQQAGRAEIVSPEVLQAIATTVQPDGVVASVARLMPRSPTFPVTLGVALETIQDPGNVGTLIRTAAAVGVDGLWISADSVDLDHPKVLRATAGQWFRLPMAVSADLKQDVTSFKQLGGQVIATLPFAQTPYWEIDWQQPSLILLGNEGAGLTTELAALADVNVTIPLMAGVESLNVAIAAAVILYEARRQREVGV; encoded by the coding sequence TTGATCACGAGTTTGCAGAACCCGCTTGTCAAACAGATGCGAAAGCTGCACCGCCCCAAAGAACGGCTTCAGCAGCACCTATCGCTTCTGGAAGGCACCCACCTATTGGAGGAAGCCTGTGCTGTCAATATTCCTCTAACGACGGTTTGTTGCACCTCTGATTGGCTGGAAGAGCACACCCAACTGTGGGAGCGTGCGACTCAACAGGCAGGTCGGGCAGAGATCGTCAGCCCCGAAGTGTTGCAGGCGATCGCCACTACAGTTCAACCGGATGGAGTCGTCGCTTCCGTAGCACGGTTGATGCCGCGATCGCCCACCTTTCCAGTAACACTGGGAGTAGCGTTAGAAACGATTCAAGACCCTGGTAATGTCGGGACGCTGATTCGCACAGCGGCAGCCGTCGGGGTAGATGGGTTGTGGATTAGTGCTGATAGCGTCGATTTAGACCATCCCAAGGTGTTGAGAGCCACCGCAGGTCAGTGGTTTCGTCTACCCATGGCGGTGAGTGCTGACCTAAAACAGGACGTTACCAGCTTTAAGCAATTGGGGGGGCAGGTGATCGCCACCCTCCCCTTTGCCCAAACACCTTACTGGGAGATTGACTGGCAGCAACCCAGCTTGATTTTGTTGGGCAATGAAGGGGCTGGCTTAACCACCGAGTTAGCGGCTCTTGCCGATGTCAACGTTACGATTCCTCTGATGGCTGGGGTCGAGTCGCTCAACGTGGCGATCGCAGCGGCTGTCATTCTCTACGAAGCACGGCGACAGCGGGAGGTAGGGGTGTAA
- a CDS encoding PrsW family intramembrane metalloprotease, translating into MNVFVVITLAIAPGLFWLWFFYKKDALEPEPRHLIVKTFFWGVFLAIPVLIVQIPFLMISSSMIFLAVIVAPITEEFGKYLVVRWGVYKNIEFDEPVDGIIYAAAAALGFASIENVFYLLGSYYAPQEITEGASASYAVLTLFVIRGLLSVPGHALWASLWGYALGVAKFSTPERASTLIRNGLLLSMFSHGLFNGLLVIFPPLALGVLVLIPLGWRMTFRRIAAALAASPHALKSLSDRQDI; encoded by the coding sequence ATGAATGTATTTGTGGTAATCACGCTAGCGATCGCTCCAGGGTTGTTTTGGCTATGGTTCTTTTATAAGAAGGACGCGTTAGAACCGGAACCACGGCATCTCATTGTTAAAACCTTCTTTTGGGGAGTGTTTCTGGCGATCCCGGTGCTGATTGTGCAAATTCCGTTTTTGATGATCAGCAGTTCCATGATATTTCTGGCCGTGATTGTGGCTCCAATCACAGAGGAGTTTGGCAAATATCTGGTAGTGCGCTGGGGCGTTTACAAGAATATTGAGTTTGATGAGCCAGTGGATGGCATTATCTACGCTGCTGCCGCTGCCCTGGGTTTTGCTTCGATTGAAAATGTCTTCTATTTGTTGGGTTCTTATTACGCTCCTCAAGAGATCACGGAAGGAGCTTCGGCGTCCTATGCGGTGCTCACACTTTTTGTGATTCGAGGATTGCTCTCCGTACCTGGGCATGCGTTGTGGGCGAGTTTATGGGGCTATGCGTTAGGGGTTGCTAAGTTTTCGACTCCAGAGCGGGCAAGTACGCTGATTCGCAATGGCTTGCTGCTATCGATGTTTTCCCATGGGTTGTTTAACGGATTGCTGGTCATTTTCCCGCCTCTGGCGTTAGGGGTTTTAGTACTGATTCCGCTGGGATGGCGGATGACCTTTCGCCGCATTGCTGCTGCTCTGGCGGCCTCACCTCATGCTCTAAAATCGTTGAGCGATCGCCAGGATATCTAA
- the murA gene encoding UDP-N-acetylglucosamine 1-carboxyvinyltransferase encodes MEDKPITPSPNLPNSNAAPEEDKSLMHIWGGVPLQGQVNISGAKNSALVIMAGALLCPDDCRIQNVPSLVDVNRMGQILSALGVKVERKGDALHMNARHLHHSKAPYELVSQLRASFFVIGPLLARLGVARVPLPGGCAIGARPVDLHVRGLQAMGADVHIDHGTVHASVKGTNRRLQGARIYLDYPSVGATETLMMAATLADGETTIENAAQEPEVVDLANFCRAMGARIRGAGTNTIIISGVPRLHSTDYSIIPDRIEAGTFLVAGAITRSDLSLFPVVPDHLTAVIAKLRAIGLHITAETPNRLRITPGEHHIATDIETLPYPGFPTDMQAQFMALLTLSEGDSVITETVFENRLRHVAELNRMGADIRVKGNHAIIRGVPRLSGAPVVATDLRASAALVLAALAAEGKTTIQGLHHLDRGYEDLGGKLLKLGAKLQRVDDPEADAPVIQTVAPGQV; translated from the coding sequence TTGGAGGACAAACCTATTACTCCCTCTCCTAACCTTCCCAATTCCAATGCCGCACCCGAAGAAGACAAGTCTCTCATGCATATTTGGGGTGGCGTACCACTGCAAGGGCAAGTCAACATTAGCGGTGCCAAAAACTCAGCCCTGGTCATTATGGCTGGAGCTTTACTCTGCCCTGATGACTGCCGCATCCAAAACGTTCCCTCGCTGGTGGATGTCAATCGGATGGGGCAAATCCTCTCAGCCCTGGGAGTAAAGGTAGAACGTAAGGGCGACGCGCTCCATATGAACGCTCGCCATTTGCACCACTCCAAAGCACCCTACGAACTCGTCAGCCAACTCAGAGCCAGCTTTTTTGTAATTGGTCCTTTGTTGGCTCGTCTGGGCGTTGCCCGCGTGCCTTTACCGGGTGGCTGTGCGATCGGGGCTAGACCTGTTGATCTACACGTTCGAGGCTTGCAAGCCATGGGGGCAGATGTCCACATCGACCATGGCACTGTTCATGCCTCGGTCAAAGGCACGAATCGGCGACTCCAGGGAGCACGCATCTATCTGGACTACCCCAGTGTCGGGGCAACTGAAACCTTGATGATGGCGGCAACCTTAGCGGATGGTGAAACCACGATTGAAAATGCGGCGCAGGAGCCAGAAGTCGTGGATTTGGCAAATTTCTGTCGGGCAATGGGAGCACGCATTCGCGGCGCAGGAACAAACACCATTATCATTTCGGGCGTTCCCCGGTTGCACTCCACCGACTATTCCATCATCCCCGATCGCATTGAGGCAGGTACATTTCTCGTGGCAGGAGCGATCACCCGCTCTGACCTGAGCTTGTTTCCGGTTGTGCCCGACCATCTAACAGCGGTCATTGCGAAACTACGGGCGATCGGTCTGCACATTACAGCAGAGACTCCCAATCGTCTCCGCATCACCCCCGGTGAGCACCACATCGCAACGGATATTGAAACGCTGCCCTATCCTGGCTTTCCCACCGATATGCAGGCACAGTTTATGGCGTTGTTGACCCTAAGCGAAGGGGACAGCGTCATCACTGAAACCGTGTTTGAAAACCGTTTGCGGCACGTTGCTGAGTTAAACCGCATGGGAGCCGATATTCGTGTTAAGGGCAACCACGCCATCATTCGTGGAGTGCCTCGACTATCGGGTGCTCCGGTTGTGGCAACTGACTTGCGAGCCTCTGCTGCACTGGTGCTGGCTGCCCTCGCCGCTGAAGGTAAAACGACCATTCAGGGACTGCATCACCTCGATCGCGGCTATGAGGACTTAGGCGGCAAGTTGCTCAAGCTCGGTGCAAAGTTGCAGCGGGTCGATGACCCGGAGGCTGATGCACCTGTCATTCAAACAGTTGCTCCAGGGCAGGTATAG
- the dnaK gene encoding molecular chaperone DnaK gives MAKVVGIDLGTTNSCVAVMEGGKPTVIANAEGFRTTPSVVAFDPKTKERRVGQIAKRQSVINPENTFYSVKRFIGRRFDEVTHETTEVPYKVLNVNGNVKLDCPAESKQFAPEEISAQVLRKLVEDASKYLGETVTQAVITVPAYFNDSQRQATKDAGKIAGIEVLRIINEPTAASLAYGLDKKTNETVLVFDLGGGTFDVSILEVGDGVFEVLATSGDTHLGGDDFDKKIVDFLAEEFRKVEGIDLRKDKRALQRLTEAAEKAKIELSSVTQAEINLPFITATQDGPKHLDTTLTRAKFEELCSDLIDRCRVPVESALRDAKIDKGAIDEVVLVGGSTRIPAIQELVKRVLGKDPNQTVNPDEVVAVGAAIQAGVLAGEVKDILLLDVTPLSLGVETLGGVMTKIIPRNTTIPTKKSETFSTAADGQTNVEIKVLQGEREMADDNKSLGIFRLDGIPPAPRGVPQIEVTFDIDANGILNVRAKDKGTGKEQSITIKDASTLDKSDVERMVQEAERNATADKERRERIDLKNQADSLAYQAEKQINELGDKVPADDKAKVEGLVKDLRDAISREDFDQIKSITAELQQVLYSVSSNLYQQSGGGDGGPGDGPTPPTGGGSAPADDDVIDAEFSETK, from the coding sequence ATGGCAAAAGTTGTTGGAATTGACTTAGGAACAACCAACTCTTGCGTAGCTGTGATGGAGGGTGGTAAGCCGACCGTCATCGCCAACGCAGAAGGTTTCCGCACAACGCCCTCGGTGGTCGCATTTGATCCCAAAACGAAGGAGCGGCGTGTAGGTCAGATTGCGAAACGGCAATCCGTCATCAACCCTGAAAATACTTTCTACTCTGTCAAGCGATTCATCGGTCGCCGCTTTGATGAAGTGACCCATGAAACGACAGAAGTTCCTTACAAAGTGCTGAATGTTAACGGTAACGTCAAACTTGATTGCCCCGCAGAAAGCAAGCAGTTTGCCCCTGAAGAAATTTCGGCACAAGTGCTACGTAAGTTAGTCGAAGACGCTAGCAAATATTTAGGCGAAACGGTAACTCAAGCGGTTATTACCGTTCCTGCTTACTTTAACGACTCCCAACGTCAAGCCACGAAGGACGCTGGAAAAATCGCTGGTATTGAAGTACTACGGATCATCAACGAGCCGACTGCCGCTTCACTGGCCTATGGTCTAGATAAGAAAACCAACGAAACTGTGTTGGTGTTTGACTTAGGGGGCGGTACGTTTGACGTCTCCATCCTGGAAGTCGGTGATGGTGTGTTTGAAGTATTGGCAACCTCCGGTGACACTCACCTGGGTGGTGATGACTTCGACAAAAAGATCGTCGATTTTCTGGCTGAAGAGTTCAGAAAAGTAGAAGGCATTGATCTTCGCAAAGACAAGCGGGCTTTACAACGTTTGACCGAAGCTGCTGAAAAAGCCAAGATTGAGCTTTCCAGCGTGACTCAAGCAGAAATCAATCTGCCCTTCATTACAGCGACTCAAGATGGTCCTAAGCACTTAGATACCACCTTGACCCGTGCCAAGTTTGAGGAGCTTTGCTCTGACCTGATCGATCGTTGCCGTGTTCCCGTTGAGAGTGCTCTGCGTGACGCCAAGATCGACAAAGGGGCGATCGACGAAGTGGTGCTTGTGGGTGGTTCGACCCGTATCCCGGCTATCCAAGAACTGGTGAAGCGGGTTCTGGGCAAAGACCCCAACCAAACTGTTAACCCTGATGAAGTGGTAGCAGTTGGTGCAGCGATTCAAGCGGGTGTGTTGGCAGGTGAAGTTAAGGACATTCTGTTGCTCGACGTGACTCCCCTCTCTTTGGGTGTGGAAACGCTGGGCGGTGTTATGACCAAGATCATTCCTCGCAACACCACCATTCCTACCAAGAAGTCTGAAACCTTCTCAACCGCTGCCGACGGACAAACCAACGTTGAAATCAAAGTGCTCCAGGGTGAGCGCGAGATGGCAGACGACAACAAGAGCCTGGGTATCTTCCGTCTGGATGGGATTCCTCCTGCTCCTCGTGGCGTGCCTCAAATCGAAGTGACCTTCGACATTGATGCTAACGGTATCCTGAATGTCCGGGCGAAGGATAAGGGCACTGGCAAAGAGCAATCCATCACCATTAAGGACGCGTCTACACTCGACAAGTCCGACGTTGAACGGATGGTACAAGAGGCTGAGCGCAACGCGACAGCAGACAAAGAGCGGCGTGAGCGCATCGACCTCAAGAACCAGGCAGACTCACTGGCATACCAGGCTGAGAAGCAAATCAATGAACTGGGTGACAAAGTTCCTGCGGATGACAAAGCCAAGGTTGAGGGCTTAGTGAAGGATCTGCGTGATGCAATTTCTCGCGAAGACTTTGACCAGATTAAGTCCATCACCGCTGAGTTGCAGCAAGTGCTCTACAGCGTCAGCAGCAACCTCTATCAGCAGTCTGGTGGTGGTGATGGTGGTCCTGGCGATGGTCCTACTCCTCCCACAGGTGGGGGTTCTGCTCCAGCCGATGATGATGTGATTGATGCTGAGTTCTCAGAAACCAAATAG
- the glpX gene encoding class II fructose-bisphosphatase, with product MESTLGLEIIEVVEQAAIASARLMGKGDKNEADRVAVEAMRERMNKIYMRGRIVIGEGERDDAPMLYIGEEVGICTRPDATDYCNPEELLEIDIAVDPCEGTNLCAYGQPGSMAVLAISEKGGLFAAPDFYMNKLAAPAAAKGKVDIRKSPTENLKILSECLDRSIDELVVVVMKRDRHNELIKEIREAGARVRLISDGDVSEAISCAFAGTNTHALMGIGAAPEGVISAAALRCLGGHFQGQLIYDPAIVKTGLIGESKEANIERLQSMGITDPDRVYEAEELASGETVLFAGCGITPGTLMDGVRFFHGGARTQSLVISNQSKTARFVDTIHMFEEHPRTIQLR from the coding sequence GTGGAATCAACACTTGGTTTAGAAATTATTGAAGTGGTTGAGCAGGCAGCGATCGCCTCGGCTCGATTGATGGGCAAAGGCGACAAGAATGAAGCTGACCGCGTTGCTGTAGAAGCGATGCGAGAGCGGATGAACAAGATTTACATGCGAGGACGCATTGTTATCGGGGAAGGGGAGCGGGATGACGCTCCTATGTTGTACATCGGCGAGGAGGTCGGGATTTGCACTCGCCCCGATGCCACGGATTACTGCAACCCTGAAGAGTTGCTTGAAATCGACATCGCGGTTGACCCCTGCGAGGGAACGAACCTTTGTGCTTATGGTCAACCGGGTTCAATGGCGGTGCTGGCTATCTCTGAAAAGGGTGGATTGTTTGCTGCGCCTGACTTCTATATGAATAAGTTGGCGGCTCCTGCGGCAGCAAAAGGCAAGGTAGACATCCGCAAATCTCCAACCGAAAACCTGAAAATTTTGTCTGAGTGCCTCGATCGCTCGATTGATGAATTAGTTGTGGTGGTGATGAAGCGCGATCGCCACAATGAGCTAATCAAAGAGATCCGTGAAGCTGGAGCGAGGGTTCGCCTGATCTCGGATGGTGACGTGTCAGAAGCGATTTCCTGCGCCTTTGCCGGAACCAACACCCACGCATTGATGGGCATCGGTGCAGCACCAGAAGGAGTAATTTCAGCAGCGGCACTGCGCTGCTTAGGGGGTCACTTCCAGGGGCAACTGATCTACGACCCGGCGATCGTTAAGACTGGTCTGATTGGCGAAAGCAAAGAAGCTAACATTGAGCGTTTGCAGTCAATGGGAATCACCGACCCTGATCGCGTGTATGAGGCTGAAGAACTGGCATCCGGTGAAACCGTCCTGTTTGCAGGGTGCGGCATCACGCCAGGCACATTGATGGATGGCGTTCGCTTCTTCCATGGTGGCGCAAGAACTCAGAGTCTGGTTATCTCTAACCAATCAAAAACAGCTCGGTTTGTAGACACCATTCATATGTTTGAGGAACATCCAAGAACCATACAATTGAGATAA